A genomic region of Candidatus Atribacteria bacterium ADurb.Bin276 contains the following coding sequences:
- a CDS encoding SpoVT / AbrB like domain protein: MGRAKVSPKGQIVIPASIRKKHGIKPGSIMEITEGDDRIILKLAPKDPVEEAMGMLKGDISLTKELLQTRDEERKAEEQKATRPFDRKDKGE; encoded by the coding sequence ATGGGAAGAGCAAAAGTATCCCCCAAGGGACAAATTGTTATACCTGCTTCAATTCGGAAAAAACATGGGATTAAACCTGGTTCGATAATGGAGATTACCGAAGGTGATGATCGTATTATCCTGAAACTCGCTCCTAAAGATCCGGTAGAAGAAGCAATGGGAATGCTGAAAGGGGATATTTCCTTGACCAAGGAACTGCTGCAGACAAGAGACGAAGAACGGAAAGCAGAAGAACAGAAAGCCACCCGGCCGTTTGATCGTAAAGACAAGGGTGAATGA